Proteins encoded by one window of Anaerolineales bacterium:
- a CDS encoding protein kinase produces MDRPNDPLLGRTISKYVIDGVLGGGGMGTVYRARQVNTSREVALKVINADLADSDQFITRFQREAEAIAALEHAHIIPVYDYGQEGGILYLVMALKTGGNLGDLIKSGERLEMREIARIAGQIASALDLAHSRGVIHRDLKPANILLDEQRNCFLTDFGIARRLGETKLTAQGMVVGSPIYMAPEAWRGEDPSAETDIYSLAVILFEMVTGQPVYVEKAPARLMMRHINDPIPSIRAARPDLPDGVEVVFNRALAKNRNDRFRTATEFVQNLRMVLGLPVRGSTTARGMSNIPLPPEQAPRAAVADDSVARARQTPSRPMDVPHAPSQPQPQQSAMPQQMPQPQASNSARAGMPQPRPAQPASTGGIMGAMNNRIVLIGMGGLIVILLIVIILLINSR; encoded by the coding sequence GTGGACAGACCAAATGATCCCTTGTTAGGGCGTACCATCAGCAAATATGTGATTGATGGCGTATTGGGCGGTGGTGGTATGGGGACGGTCTACCGCGCCCGTCAGGTGAATACCTCCCGCGAGGTGGCACTGAAAGTCATCAACGCCGATCTTGCTGATTCAGATCAGTTCATCACGCGGTTTCAGCGCGAGGCGGAGGCGATTGCGGCGCTCGAACATGCGCACATTATCCCCGTGTATGATTATGGGCAAGAAGGGGGCATCCTCTACCTTGTCATGGCGCTCAAGACGGGCGGTAATCTGGGTGATCTGATTAAATCGGGCGAACGTCTGGAGATGCGCGAGATCGCTCGCATTGCCGGACAAATCGCCAGTGCGCTTGACCTCGCCCATTCACGCGGGGTCATTCACCGCGACCTCAAACCAGCGAACATTTTGCTTGATGAGCAGCGCAATTGTTTCCTGACCGATTTTGGCATTGCCCGCCGCTTAGGAGAAACAAAACTGACGGCACAGGGGATGGTCGTCGGCAGCCCCATTTACATGGCGCCGGAGGCGTGGCGCGGGGAAGATCCTAGCGCTGAGACGGATATTTACTCGCTGGCGGTGATTCTCTTTGAAATGGTTACTGGTCAGCCTGTCTATGTGGAAAAAGCCCCCGCCCGCCTGATGATGCGCCACATTAATGATCCGATTCCCTCGATTCGGGCGGCACGCCCCGATCTCCCCGATGGGGTGGAGGTCGTTTTCAACCGGGCATTGGCAAAGAACCGCAATGATCGCTTCCGCACGGCGACGGAGTTTGTCCAAAACCTGCGGATGGTCTTAGGGCTGCCTGTGCGCGGTTCGACAACGGCACGAGGAATGTCCAATATTCCGCTCCCCCCTGAACAAGCGCCGAGAGCTGCTGTGGCGGATGATTCCGTAGCACGAGCACGCCAGACGCCAAGCCGCCCCATGGACGTTCCACATGCGCCCTCACAGCCACAGCCGCAGCAATCAGCAATGCCGCAGCAAATGCCACAACCGCAAGCAAGCAATAGCGCCCGAGCCGGAATGCCCCAACCGCGTCCGGCGCAGCCCGCCTCTACGGGGGGGATTATGGGGGCAATGAATA
- a CDS encoding radical SAM protein, whose translation MIHTISPAVRATTDGTPDILLVNPLIVVTDPVEERLMTPYFPLGLLYLAAVLRENAYSVAMYDGAFQPNYASFEAAMIRLKPKVVGITALITTRRNALALAEIAKKHGAFVIFGGPDPTGKPDAYLKHKNADGGRIVDLIVWDEGENTLIEVMNHLTGRNGADLLSLQQIKGLRYLADDESLISTPRRPPIDDLDSLPFPARDLIDVDAYRVNWSARHGYWSLSLINTRGCPYACTWCQKGIFGRSYRSRSAANVAEEMRLIKDHYKPDQVRVVDDITGVDREWVFEWRDEVAKRDAAIPFECLSRVNLVDVPMLTALKDIGCQKIYFGAESGSQKVLNAMKKGSKVEQIYRAAEACRQVGIHVYYFMMVGYPGEDMDDLYQSVKLLTETVPDSFSTTIAYPLPGTEFYQQVRDRIMHDGDDWAFTAENRLLFQRGKYNTEFYRWVQRWFNKEWEVARARSGRAPVSGLRYLRSLMGLHLSRGMVRLIARLPGGTTIEFTPAPGR comes from the coding sequence ATGATTCATACAATTTCCCCGGCGGTACGCGCCACAACCGATGGAACGCCTGATATTTTGCTGGTGAACCCCCTCATTGTGGTGACCGACCCTGTTGAAGAACGCCTGATGACGCCCTATTTCCCGCTTGGCTTGCTCTACCTCGCCGCCGTTCTGCGGGAGAATGCCTATAGCGTGGCGATGTACGACGGCGCGTTCCAGCCCAATTACGCCAGTTTCGAGGCGGCGATGATCCGCCTGAAACCAAAGGTAGTCGGCATTACGGCGCTAATCACCACCCGCCGTAACGCACTGGCATTAGCTGAGATTGCCAAAAAACACGGAGCGTTCGTCATCTTTGGCGGACCCGACCCGACAGGCAAACCAGACGCCTATTTGAAACACAAAAACGCCGATGGTGGGCGCATTGTTGATCTGATCGTCTGGGACGAAGGGGAAAACACCCTGATCGAGGTGATGAATCACCTGACGGGGCGGAACGGCGCAGACCTACTGAGTCTTCAGCAGATCAAGGGACTGCGCTACCTTGCCGATGATGAATCCCTCATCAGCACGCCGCGCCGCCCTCCGATTGACGACCTTGACAGCCTGCCCTTCCCCGCTCGTGATCTGATCGACGTGGACGCCTATCGCGTTAATTGGAGCGCCCGACACGGCTATTGGAGTCTGAGCCTGATCAACACACGGGGCTGCCCCTACGCCTGTACATGGTGTCAGAAGGGGATTTTCGGGCGCTCTTACCGCTCTCGTTCAGCGGCGAATGTGGCGGAGGAAATGCGCCTGATCAAAGATCACTACAAGCCCGATCAGGTGCGCGTTGTGGATGATATTACGGGTGTGGATCGGGAATGGGTCTTTGAATGGCGTGATGAGGTTGCCAAGCGCGACGCGGCGATTCCCTTTGAGTGCCTCAGCCGCGTCAACCTTGTTGATGTGCCGATGTTGACGGCGTTGAAAGATATTGGCTGCCAAAAGATTTACTTTGGGGCGGAGAGCGGATCGCAAAAAGTGCTGAATGCGATGAAGAAGGGGTCAAAAGTAGAGCAAATCTATCGGGCGGCGGAAGCCTGCCGTCAGGTGGGGATTCACGTTTACTACTTCATGATGGTTGGCTATCCGGGCGAGGATATGGACGATTTGTATCAATCGGTGAAACTGCTGACGGAGACCGTCCCTGACAGTTTCAGCACGACAATTGCCTACCCACTGCCGGGGACGGAGTTTTACCAGCAAGTGCGGGATCGGATCATGCACGACGGCGACGATTGGGCGTTCACCGCCGAAAATCGCCTGTTATTCCAACGAGGCAAGTACAATACAGAATTCTACCGGTGGGTGCAGCGCTGGTTTAACAAGGAATGGGAAGTGGCGCGGGCGCGTTCGGGGCGGGCGCCCGTCTCCGGGCTGCGCTATCTGCGCAGCCTGATGGGGTTACACCTCAGTCGGGGGATGGTGCGGCTGATCGCTCGTCTACCCGGGGGAACAACGATTGAGTTCACCCCAGCGCCGGGGAGGTAG
- a CDS encoding response regulator transcription factor, which yields MRDTLLILVVEDEPRVSRYLRSSLQTMGYEVLVAPDGVKALELVGENRPDLVLLDLRLPRMHGLEVLENIRRQHDMPIIILTANDAEDDKVKALMLGADDYLTKPFGTRELQARIVAVMRRYRQNDAPVERATVYSNNGLLIDYAARLVKVDASEVHLTPTEYRLLVTMAENTNRVLTHDYLLAHVWGAEYSEDVHILRATIWRLRQKIERDPTNPFYILNEPGVGYRLVHREEPSVGGAGAL from the coding sequence ATGCGTGATACCTTACTCATTTTGGTTGTGGAAGATGAACCACGAGTTTCCCGCTATCTGCGGAGCAGTTTGCAAACGATGGGCTATGAGGTGTTGGTTGCCCCTGATGGGGTGAAAGCACTTGAACTGGTGGGGGAAAACCGCCCCGATCTCGTCTTGCTCGATCTGCGCTTACCGAGGATGCATGGCTTGGAAGTCTTGGAGAATATCCGCCGCCAACATGACATGCCCATCATCATCCTGACGGCGAATGACGCCGAGGACGACAAAGTGAAGGCGCTGATGTTGGGCGCCGATGATTACCTGACGAAACCCTTTGGGACGCGGGAACTGCAAGCCCGCATCGTCGCTGTGATGCGCCGCTACCGTCAAAACGATGCGCCCGTTGAACGGGCGACAGTCTATTCCAACAACGGCTTGCTCATTGATTATGCCGCTCGGTTGGTGAAGGTCGATGCCAGCGAGGTTCACCTGACGCCAACGGAGTACCGCCTTTTGGTGACGATGGCGGAGAACACGAATCGCGTCCTGACCCACGATTATTTGTTGGCGCATGTGTGGGGGGCGGAATATTCGGAGGATGTTCATATCCTGCGGGCGACGATTTGGCGGCTGCGCCAAAAAATTGAGCGCGACCCGACAAACCCCTTTTATATCCTCAATGAGCCGGGCGTTGGTTACCGTCTGGTTCATCGGGAGGAACCCTCAGTGGGCGGCGCGGGCGCACTGTAA
- a CDS encoding ABC transporter ATP-binding protein has product MSYAIELVQVTKSFGNYVAVDNVSLQIKDGEFFSLLGPSGCGKTTSLRMIAGFEMPTSGEIHLHGQSVGDLPPFKRPINTVFQNYALFPHLSVAQNVGFGLEMRHIPKPEITARVGEALAMVRMAEFANRRPNQLSGGQQQRVALARALVNRPEVLLLDEPLGALDLKLRKQMQLELKAMQAEIGITFIYVTHDQEEALTMSDRIAVMHRGKVLQCASPREIYERPLSRYVADFIGETNFLEGVLTANGDLAEVTVGDAVRVIAAPTTDTTAGQKVTVAIRPEKINVVWLRDSEGNPLDPEAKAAQIMAEEGCVSARAAIKESIYIGTDTRYVVRLTGSAEGTEMVARMQNFGTRYDQYIPKGEAVLVYWTPENARILLD; this is encoded by the coding sequence ATGTCCTATGCGATTGAACTGGTTCAGGTAACCAAATCGTTTGGAAATTACGTCGCTGTCGATAACGTCTCCTTGCAGATCAAAGACGGCGAGTTTTTTTCTCTGTTGGGTCCTAGCGGGTGTGGCAAGACAACCTCCCTGCGGATGATCGCCGGATTTGAAATGCCCACCAGCGGCGAGATTCACCTGCACGGGCAATCCGTTGGCGACCTCCCCCCCTTCAAGCGCCCCATCAACACCGTCTTTCAAAATTACGCCCTCTTTCCGCACCTCAGCGTTGCCCAAAATGTGGGCTTTGGCTTGGAGATGCGCCACATCCCTAAACCAGAGATCACCGCACGGGTGGGCGAAGCACTGGCGATGGTGCGCATGGCTGAATTTGCCAACCGCCGCCCGAATCAACTCTCTGGCGGGCAGCAGCAGCGCGTGGCGCTGGCACGGGCGTTGGTCAACCGCCCAGAGGTGCTGCTTTTGGACGAGCCGCTAGGGGCGCTTGATCTCAAGCTCCGCAAGCAGATGCAGCTTGAGCTAAAGGCGATGCAAGCAGAAATCGGGATCACCTTTATTTATGTCACCCACGATCAGGAAGAAGCCCTGACGATGAGTGACCGGATCGCCGTAATGCATCGCGGTAAAGTGCTGCAATGCGCCTCCCCCCGTGAGATTTACGAGCGTCCGCTCTCTCGCTATGTTGCCGATTTTATTGGCGAGACGAACTTTCTAGAGGGCGTTTTGACCGCGAACGGCGACCTTGCCGAAGTGACCGTAGGCGATGCTGTGCGCGTTATTGCCGCCCCCACCACGGACACCACCGCCGGACAGAAAGTGACTGTCGCTATACGCCCAGAGAAAATCAACGTCGTTTGGCTGCGTGACAGCGAGGGAAACCCGCTTGATCCAGAGGCGAAAGCGGCGCAAATCATGGCAGAGGAAGGTTGTGTCTCGGCGCGGGCGGCGATCAAAGAGTCGATCTACATCGGCACGGACACTCGTTACGTTGTGCGGCTGACGGGGAGCGCCGAAGGGACGGAAATGGTGGCGCGGATGCAGAATTTCGGCACTCGCTACGATCAATACATCCCTAAAGGCGAAGCCGTTCTTGTTTATTGGACGCCCGAAAATGCCCGTATTTTGTTGGATTAG
- a CDS encoding ABC transporter permease → MISTAAAPTDSRQDAGAHYRLRFDRAAGWVALLNALLWTALLLRGTVFGSWLLAVREGVSLLPIEASLQALGMSRGAFLIGAGLLAFAAADGVLGVGLLRGHRLARPAAFLRAAAGLGGCLAYYLLTQDFVTALVLASLQGLILAFLSRSAGLIIAYPGITFVIVFFLVPLLSIFAFSLGRGTALGTVDVSSPNFDNFLRIVSPVGRSGLVYIDTILRTVWIAFLNTAICLIIAYPFAFWMAQQPEKRRNILMVLVMIPFWTNLLIRTYAWLVILRKDGLLNNLLIDVFGVIDKPLELTNTPVALLLGLVYGYLPFMILPLYTTIERLDKRYIEAASDLYARPTQTLWRVIFPLTMPGIVAGCILVFIPSVGTYVVTNVLGGGKIYLIGNLLEQQFMTSNGDKAFGAAFGVVLTLLMLAATMIYFRLGRKEAY, encoded by the coding sequence ATGATCAGCACAGCAGCAGCACCTACAGATTCAAGGCAAGACGCCGGGGCGCATTACCGTTTGCGCTTTGACCGTGCCGCCGGATGGGTGGCACTCCTGAACGCCCTCCTGTGGACGGCACTTCTGCTGCGCGGGACAGTCTTCGGCAGTTGGCTGCTCGCCGTGCGGGAAGGTGTTTCCCTCCTCCCTATCGAGGCGTCGCTCCAAGCACTAGGGATGAGCCGAGGGGCGTTCCTCATTGGGGCGGGGCTACTCGCCTTTGCCGCTGCCGATGGGGTGCTTGGTGTTGGGCTGCTGCGAGGGCATCGCTTGGCGCGTCCCGCTGCCTTCCTGCGGGCGGCGGCTGGCTTGGGCGGTTGCCTCGCCTATTACCTGCTGACACAGGATTTTGTCACGGCGCTTGTCCTTGCCTCGCTGCAAGGGTTGATCCTCGCTTTCCTCTCGCGCAGTGCGGGTTTGATCATTGCCTATCCAGGGATCACCTTTGTGATCGTCTTTTTCCTTGTGCCGCTGCTGAGCATCTTCGCCTTCAGTCTAGGGCGGGGGACGGCGCTAGGCACAGTGGATGTGAGCAGCCCCAATTTCGACAATTTTCTGCGCATTGTCTCACCCGTTGGCAGAAGTGGTCTGGTCTACATTGATACCATCCTGCGAACGGTCTGGATCGCCTTCCTAAACACAGCGATCTGCCTGATCATCGCCTACCCCTTTGCCTTTTGGATGGCACAACAGCCGGAAAAGCGGCGGAACATCCTCATGGTGCTGGTGATGATTCCTTTTTGGACAAACCTCTTGATTCGCACCTATGCGTGGCTGGTAATCCTTCGCAAAGATGGCTTGCTCAACAACTTGTTGATTGATGTTTTTGGCGTGATCGATAAACCGCTCGAACTGACGAATACCCCCGTCGCGCTCTTGCTTGGGTTGGTTTACGGCTACCTCCCTTTTATGATCCTCCCTCTCTACACAACGATAGAGCGGCTGGACAAGCGCTACATCGAAGCGGCGTCCGATCTTTACGCCCGCCCCACCCAAACACTCTGGCGGGTGATCTTCCCGCTGACGATGCCGGGTATTGTGGCGGGCTGCATTTTGGTGTTCATCCCTTCGGTGGGGACATATGTCGTGACAAACGTCCTCGGCGGCGGCAAGATTTACCTGATTGGCAATCTGCTGGAGCAACAATTCATGACCAGCAACGGCGATAAAGCGTTCGGGGCGGCGTTTGGCGTTGTCCTCACGCTCCTCATGCTGGCGGCAACGATGATCTACTTCAGGCTTGGGCGGAAGGAAGCATACTGA
- a CDS encoding ABC transporter permease — MAQTHLSTRVAPNALPRLHLPRLRLGRLALPTVGILGFAFLYIPIFVLIVFSFNSGSRMGQWEGFSLKWYESVFQDRRIMASFEVSLWVALLSTVISTLLGTMVALALDRFRFRGRTTFDGILYLPVIIPDIVMALALLLFFSSVEMKLSRWTILLGHIAFSVSYVCVVVRARLATMDRRLEEAAADLYASPFAAFRRVTLPLLMPGIIAGALMAFTLSIDEFVITSFIGGQGDTTIPVRIFSMLRFGLKPEINALAVIILMMSSVLVVFSLVMQNRGLKVQANYMGQ; from the coding sequence ATGGCACAAACTCACCTTAGCACCCGTGTTGCGCCAAATGCGCTGCCTCGCCTGCACCTGCCCCGCCTGCGCTTGGGGCGCTTGGCGCTGCCAACGGTGGGCATACTGGGCTTTGCCTTTCTCTATATCCCCATCTTCGTCCTGATCGTCTTTTCCTTCAACAGTGGCTCACGGATGGGGCAGTGGGAAGGCTTTAGCCTGAAGTGGTACGAAAGCGTCTTTCAAGATCGGCGCATCATGGCATCCTTCGAGGTCTCTTTGTGGGTTGCCCTCCTCTCGACGGTGATCAGCACCCTTTTGGGGACAATGGTCGCGCTGGCACTAGATCGCTTCAGATTTCGCGGGCGGACAACCTTCGACGGTATTCTTTACCTGCCGGTGATCATCCCCGATATTGTCATGGCGTTGGCGCTGCTGCTGTTCTTTAGCTCGGTGGAGATGAAACTGAGCCGCTGGACGATCCTCTTGGGGCATATCGCCTTCAGCGTGTCCTATGTGTGCGTTGTGGTGCGGGCGCGGCTGGCGACGATGGATCGCCGTTTAGAAGAAGCCGCTGCCGATCTCTACGCATCGCCCTTCGCCGCCTTCCGGCGGGTGACTCTCCCCTTGCTAATGCCCGGAATCATCGCTGGCGCACTCATGGCGTTCACCCTCTCCATTGATGAATTCGTGATCACGTCCTTTATCGGCGGGCAAGGCGATACAACCATCCCCGTGCGGATTTTCTCCATGCTCCGCTTTGGCTTGAAACCAGAGATCAACGCGCTGGCGGTGATCATCCTGATGATGTCCTCTGTGTTGGTCGTTTTTTCATTAGTCATGCAAAATAGAGGGCTAAAGGTACAGGCAAATTACATGGGGCAGTAG